GAAACATGTCGCAGCCTTAACCAAGAGCTTACCTTCGAGGCTTTTCAGAAAGAAATGGCCGTGAGGGAAATGGAATGCGGGGCCGTGCAGATGCGTACATTGAACATGATTGGTGAAGATGGTCTCTTCACCAATCTTGCCCTGCTGTTGTCTGACCAGTGTGAACATACGCTAAAAGTGGCCGTATTCCAAGGCACAGATGATGTCGTATTCCGCAATCATCAGGAGTTTAGTGGCTCGTTGCTGTCACAGTTGGAAGAAGGGTATGCTTTTCTGGATAAAAATATAGCAGTCAAATCAACTATTGAAGGCCTGCGACGCAAGGAGCAGAGAGACTATCCTATAGCGGCCGTCAGGGAAGCATTGCTCAATGCCATTATCCATCGTGATTACAGTTTCAATGGCAGTACGTTGGTAAACATATATGATGACAGAATAGAATTCGTGTCCCTTGGTGGCTTGGTAGCGGGGCTTTCCATGGAGGCTGTGCTGATGGGGGTATCTCAGTCACGCAATGCCTGTCTGGCAAATGTATTTTACAGGCTGAAACTGGTAGAAAGCTACGGTACCGGTATAAAGCGTATTAAAGCTCTGTATAAAAATAGTCAGCGTCAGGCTGTTTTCGAGTCAGCACCAGGGGCGTTCAAGACCACGCTGTTTAATCTAAACATTATTGAAGAGCCAGAAATAGTAACGCCATACCAGCCAGAGGCAGAAAAAGAAGCCGTGATGAAGTTGGCAGCCAACAAGGGGATGGTTACCCGCAGGGATGTTGAGGAGGCACTGTCCGTGGGGGCAAGCAAAGCATATTCTATATTGACAAATATGTGCAACGATGGAGTCTTGATAATGCAGAAGGCTGGAAAAAGGACACAGTATGTTCCTGTGCGGCGGGATGGGCGTAACTGATCAGCGTGGCAAAGGATTAATGTTATTGTCCTTCTAAAATATAAGTGCAAACAAAAAAGCTCTTGGTGAGAAGCCGAGAGCTTTTTTCTGCATAGCGGGGGTTGTCATCAGTAAATCCGTTCCAGCTCATACCCGTTATCATGCAGGGCTTTGGTGATACGCTGGATGTGTTCTTCGTTGTTGGTTTCGCAGGTGACTTCGAGAATTACCTTTTTGAAACTGTCGGTCACTTTGGACTGGTTGTGGTTGAGTTCGATGACGTTGGCATTTTCTTCGGCGAGGATGCGGGCGACGTTGAGGAGCTGGCCGGGTTTATCAGGCAGGAGTACGCCGAAGCAGAAGACGCGGCCACGGGCTATTTTTGCTTTTTCGATAAGGGCCGAAATCGTGGAAATATCGATATTGCCGCCGCTGACGATGGCAGCTACTTTTTTGCCCTTGAAGGGGAGCTTGGAGAGGGCGGCAAGGGACAGCACGCCTGCGCCTTCGGCGATGAGTTTGTGCTTTTCAATGAGCGATAATAAAGCGCCCATAATTTCCATTTCGGAAACGGTGATGATATCGTCGAGGTATTTCTTGCAGAATTCGTAGGTGAGTGTGCCTGCCGTCTTTACGGCGCAGCCGTCGGCTACAGTGTCGGCGGATTTTAGGGTCGTGATTTTTCCTTTTGCAAGAGCCGCTTTCATGCAGGCGGCGTTTTCCGGCTCTACGCCGATAACTTTGATGTTGGGGTTGACGAGTTTGGTAGCCAGGGCTACGCCGGAGGCAAAGCCGCCGCCGCCGATGGGCACGAGGATGGCGTCAATGTCCTTGCAGGCGTCGATGATTTCGAGTGCCGTGGTGCCCTGCCCTAAAAGCACCTGCAAATCGTTGAAGGGGTGGATGTAGACATAGCCGTGCTGTTTTTGCAGTTCGAGGCTGTAGGCGTAGGCATCGTCAAAACCGTCACCGTGGAGCACAACTTCGGCGCCGAGGGCTTTGGTACCTTCGACTTTTAAGATTGGGGTGGTGGCGGGCATACAAATAACGGCCTTGACGCCGAGTTTTTGTGCGGCAAAGGCTACGCCCTGTGCATGGTTGCCAGCGGATGAGGTAATAACGCCTTTGGCACGCTCTTCGGGGGTGAGCTGGCTGATTTTATTATACGCGCCGCGCAGCTTGAAGGCGCCGGTGTGCTGGAGGTTTTCGGGTTTTAGGTAGACTTTGTTGCCGGACAGTTCGGAGAAAAAGTCACTTTCAATGAGGCGGGTTTTGCGGACAATGCCCTCTAAATTGCGGGCGGCTTGATAGACTCCTGCGATGGTAGTCTGGGCGACAATTTCGGCATTGTTTGGTTTGCTGGCTTTTTCTTTTGACATGATATGGCCTCCTCGTTGTATGGCGGTTTACATAATTGTTATTTTTATCTAGTATAATCATCTAAAATGTTCTATTTAGTGTAGCATTATCCGTGAGAAAATGTCAATGTATTTTCTCGTTGTCAGGGCAGGATTTTGCAGGCGGCGGCGCGAAGTATAAAGACAAAGAGTATTACGGGGAGGTATGTTCAGATGAAGTTATCCCGTATTTTAGTGCCGGTGGACGCGTCCGATACATCGAAGCGGGCTCTGAAGTTTGCAGCAAATCTGGCTGATGAGATGGGAGCCAAGCTGGATGTGCTCCATGTGACTTATTTTACCAGTGAAACGGATGCGCAGGAGGAAAGCTGGCTGCCGGATGATATTGCCGGGGATGTGCGCAGTGATGAAGCAGCAACTCAGACCATGGTCAAGGGTTGTATGCCGGATGATGTTGATTATGCGTATCATACTCGCACGGGGATGCCGGTGGAGGAGATTTTGCAGTTTGCTGAGGAAAGCCTGCCGGATTTAATCGTGACCGGTGGCCGGGGGCTGGGAGTCGTGGAAGGCTTCTTTGCAGGCAGTGTCAGCCAGGAATTGGTTGAGCGGGCGCAAACGGCAGTGATGGTGGTTAAATGACCTTGAGGGGGTAATCATTATGATGAAAAATATTCTTGTACCGGTGGATGGTTCGGAAGGTTCGGATCGTGCCGTGGCAGAGGCTATCGCTATGGCCGAGGTCTGTGAGGCAAAGCTCAACTTTCTCTATGTGGCCAACATCAATCAGCTGGCGATTAATGCCTGCCTGTCGGATGCTATTTTGGAAGCGGTAACGAAGGCCGGAAATGTTATTCTGGACAGAGCGATGGAAATGGTGCCCTCGGGGATTGAAAAGGAAGCCTTTTCGGAAACGGGGTCGCCGGCCGTGGTGATTCTGGATTTTGCTTCGTCTAATGATATTGATTTGATTATTATGGGCAGCCGCGGGCTCGGTATTGTCAAAGGGGTACTGTTGGGCAGTGTCAGCCAGTATATTGTGGAACAGGCGAAATGCCCGGTGCTTGTTGTTAAGTAGTTCTTGGTTGGCTAGTGGCTGGCGGGGCGGCTGGCTGTTGTCCACGCTGTGCTATGGCATTTTGCTAAAAATATTTTTTGCCAATTATAAAAAGCAAAGCATCTAAACTCACTGCGTTCAAACAGTAGATGCTTTGCTTTTTTTAGGTGGTGGGCAAAAAATATTTTCTTAACGCGAAATGTCATACGCGCCGCTTAGGACAACAGCCAGCCACCCCGCCAAAGATACTATCTAGCCATTATTATGCAACTATATCGCTGGTTGGGACAAAAACTCGCCGAAAAGTTAGCAGCAGCCGCATGGCTGAGCAAAAGCGATAGCCTCGCAACTAGCCGCCAGCGGCCATACTTGCCTAAGCGAAGCGTTAGGCGAGCGAGCGTAAAGAAAAATCTCCTTTGCCTACCTTAATATCTTGGGGAAAAGTCTACTGTTTGAGCGTAGCGAGTTTTGACTTTTCACCATGCTTAATTAAGGGCAAAGGAGATTTTTTAGCGAGCCGCCGAGCTGCGCGTGGCAAGTATGGCCGCTGGCGGCGTACTACGAATACGAAGTGCGAACTAAAATAGTGTTTTAATCTTGCCTGTCTTGCGGTAGGCGTTCATATCGATGACTCTTTGGTTGCTGGAGCCGCGGAAGTTCAGGGTCAGGTCCCGCAGGCGTTCTTCGTAGCGGCCATCCACCAGCACATCGAGTTCTTTCAGCAGAGCATCGATGGCGGGATTTTTCTTGGCAACGAGCTGTTCTAAGGTGTAGCCCGTGTAACTCCAAACATCAAGCCCGCGGGCATGGGCCTCACGGGCTAGTTTGGTCAAGGGGGAGGGCTGTAGGAACGGCTCACCGCCGCTGAAGGTGATGCCGTCCAGCAGGGGATTGGCATCTACGAGGGCGAGAATTTCGTCCGTATCGGCATCACGGCCGCCGGTGGCGGGATGGGTGCCAGGGTTATGGCAGCCAGGGCAATGATGGGGACAGCCCTGGGTAAAGATTGAGAGGCGCAGGCCGTCACCGTCCACGATGGATTCCTCTACAATGCCTGCAATGCGAATTTTCATTTTGGCTTAGTGCATAACCGTGTGTTTTACGCGGTCGTGTTCTTCTGCGCGCTTCGCATTGTTCCAGCGGTCAATGGTACCTACCAGATAACCGGTAATGCGGCGGATGCGTTCAAATTTCTGCGGCTGGAGTACATAGTCCAAATGAATCTGGCCGTCGGCTGCAGGGGTCAAGGTCAGTTCGTTGACTTTTTCGTTGGTCTGTTCTTCCACATAACCAATGTACTGGGCGATTTCTGCCTCGGTTACATCGCTGAGACCATCAACGGTTACTGCTACATCATTTACCATCATGATAATCACCTATCCTTTAATTTATATGACCCGTTGGGGTGTGTTTAAGACTAACCACAATAAGTGGTGAATGTAAGGAAATTATACAATATGTATGGCGCTTAGTCAATAGAAATACTATATATAGGTGTTTGTGCACGTAGTTATCCACAAGGAAATTGGCGCATGAAGCCCGCGCCAAAGGCGCAAAAAAAATTATCCACAGATTGCCATGACGGGAATCTGTGGATATCTGCATGTTTCTGTTGTCGTTATTGCTGAACGATGGTCCGAATCGGGAAGGGAATTTCGATGCCTTCTTGGCGGAAACGGGCGGTCAGCGCTTTGATGAATTCGTGCTTGAGGCGGAACTGGTCATCAAAGCGGGCGGAGTGCAGGAGCACGTTGAAGTCGATGCTGCTGTCGCCGAATTGATAGAAGCGTACAGCGGGCTGACGGTCGGCATCGAGTTTTTCATTGAGGTCGGTAAGCACCTGACGGGCAACTTCCAAAGTCACCTCTTCCACCTTCTGTAAATCGCTGTCATAGGCCACGCCCACGGGAATCTTGATGACGATATCGTGGCGGGGCATACTGTAGTTCGTGATGATGGAGGAGGCAATTTTCTGATTCGGAATGACGACCATATTGCCGTCCCCAACCGGAACGATGGTGGTGAAGCGCCAGGTGATGTCGGTGACGCGGCCTTCCTCGCCGGAGCTTAGATGAATGTAGTCACCTAAGCGCAGCTGTTTGGAAAGAATCAGATGCAGCCCCGAAAAGATATTGGCCAGTGTTTCCTGCAGAGCCAGGGCCACGGCCATACCACCGACACCTAAAGCGGTGAGGATGGGAGCAATGGAAATGCCGTAGTATTGCAACACGACGAGGATGCCCATGGCGTAGATGATGCCGTTGACGATGGCATTCAAGAGTGTGGTCTTGGGCATGGTCTGCTGGGAGCGTTCGATTTGCATATCGATAACGCCGCTGACTGTGCGGGCGATGACCCGCGTGATGGTCAGGATAATCACGGTAAAGAGAATGTAGGAAAAAATCTTTACCAATGGTTCGATGATGTCGATGGTGTTGACAATCCAGTAGAGGCCAACGACTAAACAAAAGGAAATCGGCACGCCCTGCAAGGCTGTTACCAATACGGACTGCCATGAGGCTTCGTCCGTATTGATGCGATTCATGACTCGCTTTTTTATCATGCGGTTGAGCATGATGCCTGCCGTGAGTGCCGCAAAAAGTATGCAGAGTGGCACAATGAGCATTTCCAAAAGATGAGTCCAGTCAATGCTGCTCATCCATCCTGTATTGAGCAAAGTAATTCCTCCCTTGCGATAAATCTTGAAATAAAAAATCCCTCTCATTATACTATATGTAGCTGAAAAAAAATAGTAAGGGGGATTTTATGTCTGAGATTTTAATAACGGGGCCTCGCCTGCGCCTGCGGAAAGCTACGGAAAAAGACCTGGATTTCATTATAGATTTGGAATACGCCGAGGATAACCTGCCTTATATCGTGCCCTTTGACCGGGATTTCCATATCAATATCGTCACGAAAGGCGAAGCCTCCATGGATGTGATTGTGGAGGAAGTCGAAACTGGCGAGCCAGTGGGATACTTTCTCGTGGCAGGCTTAAAGACGGACGCTAAGGAAATGGAATGGACCCATGTGATTATCGCCAAGAAAGGTTTGGGCTATGGGCATGAGGCCATGCAGCTTATCAAGAAATGGTGCTTTGCGGTGAAGAAATTCCATCGGGCTTGGTTGGATTGCAAGGATTATAATGAGCGGGCCTTGCACCTCTATGAGTCGGAAGGTATGGTGCGGGAAGGATTGATTCGCGAGACAATCATTACGAATGGGAAGTATGAGAATCTTGTGATACTGGGCATTCTTGATCGGGAGTACGAGGCTCGCTTGGCAGAGGGGAAAGAGCTGTCCTAATGGTTAGCTCGTGCTAAAGATATTCCGTTCATGTGTTGTTCGGGGCAAACGGAGGAGTAATTTTTCTGTTTTCCGCTAAACGCCCCCCCTCGCGAAATAGAGCTGTCCAGTTACCTGCGCCGGGCAGGCCAACGGCGCTGCTTTCAGCGTGTTTGCTTAGCTTTGTTCTCTTGGGGCCGGCCTTCACTACGCTCAGGCAGTCGCTCCCTACAGAAAAATCACTCCCCCGTCCGCCCCAAGTTGCGGATTAGGCATTTGCCACGAACTCGTTGCTCCCGTAACAAGAACATCGATGTACTTGCTCCTTATCACCACGAAAATGATGGTTGATACGGACATCACTTAGGGCGGAGATGGTGATGCTTTTCGCTGTGGAACGACTGTCCGAACGCAGTGAGGACTGGCCCACAAACGGCACAGACTAAACACTGGGCTGAACATACGCGCCGCCGGTCTTGCCCGGCGCAGGTAACTAAAAAGCCCATAAATTTACTTGTGGGTCATTCAGTGCAACGGCGAAAAGTATTGCCACCTCCGCCCAACTGAGCTGTAACAAATATCAGCAAGCTCGCATTAACATCGACATACTGCAATTGACCAGCGCGAACAAAAAAGCGAATAATTTTATCCAAGTAAAAGGACACTTACAGACATGTGTCCTTTTATTGTGCGATGAATTGCGATACAATAAGAATAACAAAGGGGATGAATAGATGTTCCCACGGGTTTTAAGCTAGGAGGCTATACAATGAATGCACAGGAAATTTTGTCCAAGGTTGACCACACGTTGCTCAAGCAGACGGCCACTTGGGAGGATATAAAGGAAATCTGCGAGGAGGCTGTGAAGTATCACACCGCTACGGTTATGATTCCTTCTTGTTTCATCACGAAGATTCGGGAGAATTATGGCGGCAAGCTCAAAATTGCAACCGTAGTCGGTTTCCCGAACGGTAACTGCAACACGGCGGCCAAGATTGCCGAAACGGCACAGGCCCTGGCCGATGGTGCGGAAGAAATCGACATGGTGATTAACATTGGCATGCTTAAAGCCGGTGAAACGGAATACGTTACCGAAGAAATCCGTGCGCTGAAGCGCCTGTGCGGTGAACGTGTGCTCAAGGTTATCGTAGAAACCTGCTTCCTGTCGGAAGAGGAGAAAATCGCCGCCTGCAAGTGCGTAACGGAAGCTGGCGCTGATTTCATCAAGACTTCTACGGGCTTTGGTTCTAAGGGCGCAACGCTGGAAGATATCAAACTCTTCAAGGACCATATCGGCGAAGGCGTACAGATGAAGGCTGCGGGCGGCATTCATACCCGCGAGGAAATGGTCGGCTTCATCGAAGCTGGCTGTACGCGTCTGGGGGCCAGCGCAGCGGTGAAAGTGCTGAAAGACGAGGTGGATAAATAATGGGCAAGTTCAAAAGAGCGTTTGTTATCGTTTTGGACAGCTACGGCATTGGCCAGGAACCGGATGCAGCAGACTTCGGCGATGGCGAGTGCAACACCTTAAAATCCATTGTGGGTTCTTCGAAATACGACACGCCGAATATGAAGAAGCTGGGCCTCTTTAACATTGATGGTGTAGGCTGCGGTGAGCCGGTGGAAAAGCCGCTGGGTTCCTTTGCCCGCCTGCGTGAGCTTTCCCGCGGCAAGGATACGACCACGGGCCATTGGGAAATCGCGGGCATCGTGTCCGAGCGTCCCATGCCGACCTATCCGGATGGCTTCCCCGCTGACCTCATTGAAAAGCTTGAAAAAGCCTTCGGCAAGAAGATCCTTTGCAACAAGCCGTACTCCGGCACGGCAGTCATCCATGACTATGGTCAGGAGCAGGAAAAGACTGGCGGTCTGATTGTCTACACTTCCGCAGACAGCGTATTCCAGATTGCCGCCAATGAAGCGGATGTTCCCGTGGATGAACTCTATGGCTACTGCAAGACGGCACGCGAAATCCTGCAGGGTGAGCATGGTGTAGGCCGTGTCATTGCCCGTCCGTATGTGGGCAAGTTCCCGGACTATCAGCGCACTTCCCGCCGCCATGATTTCTCCCTTGACCCCACGGGCGATACCATGATGGACGCTCTGCGCCGCAAGGGGCTCGATACCATTGGCGTAGGCAAGATTTCCGATATCTTTGCGGGCAGAAATGTCAGCCGTTCCTTAGGGATAAATAAGGACAACGTAGATGGCATGGAAAAGACGCTCAAGGTGATGGATGAAGACTTTGAAGGTCTGTGCTTTGTAAATCTCGTGGACTTTGATATGCAGTATGGCCATCGCCGCGATATTGACGGCTATGCAAATGCCGCAACAGTATTTGATAAGCAGCTTGGTGAATTCATGGCCAAGATGCGCGATGATGATGTGCTGATGATTACGGCTGACCACGGTTGTGACCCCGGCGCTCCTGGCACCGACCACACCCGCGAATACATCCCCCTGCTGATTTACGGTAAGCATGTCAAAGAAGGCGTAAATCTGGGCACGTATCCCACCTTTGCTATGATTGGCGCCACCATTTCCGACATGTTTGACTGTGACCTGAAAACCAAGGGCGAGAGCCTGCTCCCGCGCTTTATTAAAGATTAAACTTTAGAAAAGAGGCTGTTTTCGATGAGAATGTACGACCTGATTACCAAGAAAAAACACGGTGAGGTTCTGACGGATGAAGAAATCCAGTTCATGATTGATGGCTATGTCAAGGGTGAAATCCCCGACTACCAGATGTCTTCTATGCTGATGGCGATTTGGTTCAACGGCATGACGGACCATGAAATCACCCAGCTGACGATGGTGATGGCAAAATCCGGCGATATGATTGACCTCTCCGCGATTGAAGGCCGTAAGGTCGACAAACAT
The Selenomonas ruminantium AC2024 DNA segment above includes these coding regions:
- a CDS encoding universal stress protein — its product is MMKNILVPVDGSEGSDRAVAEAIAMAEVCEAKLNFLYVANINQLAINACLSDAILEAVTKAGNVILDRAMEMVPSGIEKEAFSETGSPAVVILDFASSNDIDLIIMGSRGLGIVKGVLLGSVSQYIVEQAKCPVLVVK
- the deoC gene encoding deoxyribose-phosphate aldolase; this encodes MNAQEILSKVDHTLLKQTATWEDIKEICEEAVKYHTATVMIPSCFITKIRENYGGKLKIATVVGFPNGNCNTAAKIAETAQALADGAEEIDMVINIGMLKAGETEYVTEEIRALKRLCGERVLKVIVETCFLSEEEKIAACKCVTEAGADFIKTSTGFGSKGATLEDIKLFKDHIGEGVQMKAAGGIHTREEMVGFIEAGCTRLGASAAVKVLKDEVDK
- a CDS encoding phosphopentomutase: MGKFKRAFVIVLDSYGIGQEPDAADFGDGECNTLKSIVGSSKYDTPNMKKLGLFNIDGVGCGEPVEKPLGSFARLRELSRGKDTTTGHWEIAGIVSERPMPTYPDGFPADLIEKLEKAFGKKILCNKPYSGTAVIHDYGQEQEKTGGLIVYTSADSVFQIAANEADVPVDELYGYCKTAREILQGEHGVGRVIARPYVGKFPDYQRTSRRHDFSLDPTGDTMMDALRRKGLDTIGVGKISDIFAGRNVSRSLGINKDNVDGMEKTLKVMDEDFEGLCFVNLVDFDMQYGHRRDIDGYANAATVFDKQLGEFMAKMRDDDVLMITADHGCDPGAPGTDHTREYIPLLIYGKHVKEGVNLGTYPTFAMIGATISDMFDCDLKTKGESLLPRFIKD
- a CDS encoding GNAT family N-acetyltransferase, translated to MSEILITGPRLRLRKATEKDLDFIIDLEYAEDNLPYIVPFDRDFHINIVTKGEASMDVIVEEVETGEPVGYFLVAGLKTDAKEMEWTHVIIAKKGLGYGHEAMQLIKKWCFAVKKFHRAWLDCKDYNERALHLYESEGMVREGLIRETIITNGKYENLVILGILDREYEARLAEGKELS
- a CDS encoding RNA-binding domain-containing protein, with translation MTNRENVDIEYKRVYVQELRKDIVAFANTEGGTLYIGINDDGSVAGVEDSDDTMLRLAGSLKDGIAPDIMPFVQIRAFEQENKVVIAVEVSIGSARPYYLKDKGLKPTGVYVRRGTSSQPLSEAGIRDMIVESYGKSYETCRSLNQELTFEAFQKEMAVREMECGAVQMRTLNMIGEDGLFTNLALLLSDQCEHTLKVAVFQGTDDVVFRNHQEFSGSLLSQLEEGYAFLDKNIAVKSTIEGLRRKEQRDYPIAAVREALLNAIIHRDYSFNGSTLVNIYDDRIEFVSLGGLVAGLSMEAVLMGVSQSRNACLANVFYRLKLVESYGTGIKRIKALYKNSQRQAVFESAPGAFKTTLFNLNIIEEPEIVTPYQPEAEKEAVMKLAANKGMVTRRDVEEALSVGASKAYSILTNMCNDGVLIMQKAGKRTQYVPVRRDGRN
- the nrdD gene encoding anaerobic ribonucleoside-triphosphate reductase, whose amino-acid sequence is MMVNDVAVTVDGLSDVTEAEIAQYIGYVEEQTNEKVNELTLTPAADGQIHLDYVLQPQKFERIRRITGYLVGTIDRWNNAKRAEEHDRVKHTVMH
- the ilvA gene encoding threonine ammonia-lyase — its product is MSKEKASKPNNAEIVAQTTIAGVYQAARNLEGIVRKTRLIESDFFSELSGNKVYLKPENLQHTGAFKLRGAYNKISQLTPEERAKGVITSSAGNHAQGVAFAAQKLGVKAVICMPATTPILKVEGTKALGAEVVLHGDGFDDAYAYSLELQKQHGYVYIHPFNDLQVLLGQGTTALEIIDACKDIDAILVPIGGGGFASGVALATKLVNPNIKVIGVEPENAACMKAALAKGKITTLKSADTVADGCAVKTAGTLTYEFCKKYLDDIITVSEMEIMGALLSLIEKHKLIAEGAGVLSLAALSKLPFKGKKVAAIVSGGNIDISTISALIEKAKIARGRVFCFGVLLPDKPGQLLNVARILAEENANVIELNHNQSKVTDSFKKVILEVTCETNNEEHIQRITKALHDNGYELERIY
- a CDS encoding mechanosensitive ion channel family protein — protein: MSSIDWTHLLEMLIVPLCILFAALTAGIMLNRMIKKRVMNRINTDEASWQSVLVTALQGVPISFCLVVGLYWIVNTIDIIEPLVKIFSYILFTVIILTITRVIARTVSGVIDMQIERSQQTMPKTTLLNAIVNGIIYAMGILVVLQYYGISIAPILTALGVGGMAVALALQETLANIFSGLHLILSKQLRLGDYIHLSSGEEGRVTDITWRFTTIVPVGDGNMVVIPNQKIASSIITNYSMPRHDIVIKIPVGVAYDSDLQKVEEVTLEVARQVLTDLNEKLDADRQPAVRFYQFGDSSIDFNVLLHSARFDDQFRLKHEFIKALTARFRQEGIEIPFPIRTIVQQ
- a CDS encoding universal stress protein, giving the protein MKLSRILVPVDASDTSKRALKFAANLADEMGAKLDVLHVTYFTSETDAQEESWLPDDIAGDVRSDEAATQTMVKGCMPDDVDYAYHTRTGMPVEEILQFAEESLPDLIVTGGRGLGVVEGFFAGSVSQELVERAQTAVMVVK
- the nrdG gene encoding anaerobic ribonucleoside-triphosphate reductase activating protein codes for the protein MKIRIAGIVEESIVDGDGLRLSIFTQGCPHHCPGCHNPGTHPATGGRDADTDEILALVDANPLLDGITFSGGEPFLQPSPLTKLAREAHARGLDVWSYTGYTLEQLVAKKNPAIDALLKELDVLVDGRYEERLRDLTLNFRGSSNQRVIDMNAYRKTGKIKTLF